A single genomic interval of Candidatus Jordarchaeales archaeon harbors:
- a CDS encoding isopentenyl phosphate kinase encodes MGASIRPVILKIGGSVVTDKSKPFSVRMKVVRQISEEIAAATRSGCKSLIIVHGGGSFGHPMAKEYGIHRGFSESGQLIGFVKTVQAMRRLSSIIVESLQALGVPAFPLQPSAFVVQRDGRIFTMFQAVLDRSLEAGFIPVLWGDAVLDEKRGFAILSGDQIVSHLSEVFFPLRVIFGTDVDGIYPSDPKKSKSRPFEKLTCDELEKIAMQAGESRGIDVTGGMAGKLAEIINIASRGVEVVVTNAMKKGNILQALLGKEVGTVVKPRKVDGSIE; translated from the coding sequence ATGGGAGCCTCCATAAGGCCGGTCATATTGAAGATTGGAGGGAGCGTCGTCACAGATAAGAGTAAGCCCTTTTCGGTAAGGATGAAAGTCGTAAGGCAAATTTCTGAGGAGATTGCTGCTGCCACACGTTCAGGGTGCAAATCTCTGATAATAGTTCACGGTGGGGGGTCTTTTGGCCATCCCATGGCCAAGGAGTACGGAATTCACCGAGGATTTAGTGAAAGTGGGCAGTTGATTGGATTCGTCAAAACTGTTCAAGCCATGAGGAGGCTTAGCAGCATAATTGTGGAAAGTCTACAAGCTTTAGGCGTCCCCGCGTTTCCCTTACAGCCTTCGGCTTTTGTCGTGCAGAGGGATGGAAGAATCTTTACGATGTTCCAGGCAGTGTTAGATAGATCTCTAGAAGCGGGGTTCATTCCTGTTTTATGGGGCGACGCTGTCCTAGACGAGAAAAGGGGCTTTGCTATACTTTCAGGAGACCAAATAGTATCGCATCTTTCAGAGGTTTTCTTCCCGCTGAGGGTGATATTTGGCACTGACGTGGATGGCATATATCCTTCAGATCCGAAGAAATCTAAGTCGAGGCCGTTCGAAAAACTGACATGCGATGAACTTGAAAAAATAGCTATGCAAGCTGGTGAATCTAGGGGGATTGACGTTACTGGAGGAATGGCAGGAAAGCTGGCGGAAATAATAAACATAGCGTCTAGGGGGGTGGAGGTCGTCGTGACTAATGCGATGAAAAAAGGAAACATTTTGCAAGCTTTATTAGGGAAAGAAGTGGGAACTGTTGTAAAACCGCGGAAGGTTGATGGGAGTATTGAGTAA